One Aureibacillus halotolerans genomic region harbors:
- a CDS encoding extracellular solute-binding protein — protein sequence MKKLNMVFISFIILLAACQNTSEDASVGENNEDGTITLNVLNNWNGGTGPDDIVNNPVAQKIAEETGVVFNYEYLVGSEVEKITQIFATGSLPDIYTGPAWGNESEILLDAANQGELYDLTDYIEEYPNLQALVAEENMSPSLRDSIFARQEGGQYMLHTRYPAEKEDIGNWLYGLYVNKEIAASVGTDPQSIHTPEQLYEFLQSVKEQQLEINGNPIFPLGSLSGGWPLDIMSEMFVPVAGASSWMIDDDGEATLNFMTDEYEDYILYMRQLLAEGLLDPEAYTQTGAIGNEKLIQGRYATVPNQFNGLWSDLVKGGIEDKFVPLGPLNDFSGDPYRTEVNVTGSNLIAVPKTASKEKLDAAMRVINYLSSDEGYLLSNYGIEGVHYDMQDGKVVAKEEWVEKRKEDPDALKNEGIGVYENLSGLDRSVSLAGGPYGHQSDPKFEVEKEFASIMTPEGITAIEGKDPGIVVKEHQHFEQLDPVFATLGDVVLQAIHAPSEEDAKAIIETSREALRQAGIEDVAAEITNQAKAGTTFIRYRTSN from the coding sequence ATGAAGAAATTGAACATGGTGTTCATTTCTTTCATCATTCTGCTTGCCGCCTGTCAGAATACTAGTGAGGATGCATCGGTAGGTGAAAATAATGAAGATGGCACAATTACGCTCAATGTACTGAACAACTGGAATGGGGGAACAGGACCTGACGATATAGTCAACAACCCAGTGGCTCAAAAAATTGCAGAGGAGACTGGTGTAGTCTTTAATTATGAATATCTCGTGGGAAGCGAAGTAGAAAAAATTACGCAAATCTTCGCAACAGGCTCCTTGCCCGACATTTATACCGGACCTGCTTGGGGCAATGAGAGTGAAATTTTATTGGATGCGGCGAATCAGGGCGAGTTATATGATCTGACCGACTATATAGAGGAGTATCCTAATTTACAGGCATTGGTGGCAGAGGAAAATATGTCTCCTAGCCTTCGGGATTCTATTTTTGCCCGTCAAGAAGGGGGGCAGTACATGCTTCATACGAGGTACCCAGCTGAAAAAGAAGACATCGGTAATTGGCTGTATGGGCTGTATGTCAATAAAGAGATTGCAGCGAGCGTTGGAACTGACCCACAATCCATTCACACACCAGAGCAGCTCTATGAGTTTTTGCAGTCCGTCAAAGAACAACAGCTTGAAATCAATGGAAACCCTATATTTCCCCTAGGGTCACTAAGCGGAGGATGGCCATTAGATATCATGTCTGAAATGTTTGTCCCAGTCGCGGGTGCATCTAGTTGGATGATTGATGACGATGGAGAAGCGACGTTAAATTTTATGACGGATGAGTATGAGGACTACATTCTGTATATGCGCCAATTGCTTGCAGAAGGGTTACTCGACCCCGAAGCGTACACGCAAACGGGTGCGATTGGCAACGAAAAGCTTATTCAAGGACGTTATGCGACCGTACCAAACCAATTTAATGGCCTTTGGTCAGACCTTGTAAAGGGAGGAATTGAGGATAAGTTTGTCCCGCTTGGACCGCTAAATGATTTTAGTGGGGATCCATACCGAACTGAGGTTAATGTAACGGGTTCAAATCTAATTGCCGTTCCTAAGACAGCATCGAAAGAAAAACTCGACGCTGCCATGCGCGTCATCAATTACTTGTCATCAGACGAAGGTTACCTCTTGTCAAATTATGGCATAGAGGGAGTGCATTACGATATGCAGGATGGAAAAGTGGTAGCGAAGGAAGAATGGGTAGAAAAACGAAAAGAGGATCCAGACGCCCTTAAAAATGAAGGGATCGGAGTCTACGAGAATCTATCTGGTCTTGACCGATCCGTTTCGTTAGCAGGTGGACCTTATGGTCATCAGTCTGACCCGAAATTTGAAGTAGAAAAAGAATTCGCGAGCATTATGACACCAGAAGGAATAACAGCCATAGAAGGCAAAGATCCAGGTATCGTAGTGAAGGAGCATCAGCACTTTGAACAGCTAGACCCTGTGTTCGCTACATTGGGAGATGTTGTCTTGCAAGCTATTCATGCCCCTTCTGAAGAAGACGCTAAGGCGATTATCGAAACCTCTCGTGAAGCCTTGCGACAAGCCGGCATTGAAGACGTCGCTGCTGAAATCACAAATCAAGCAAAAGCAGGGACCACATTTATAAGGTACCGTACGTCTAACTAA
- a CDS encoding ABC transporter substrate-binding protein has protein sequence MVACGQNGGSSDTQEGADNESNEAAQGEGESYTVGVSQIVQHPSLDAATAGFKKAIEEAGLDVTFDEQNAQGDQNNIRNIVNNFISDEADLIFANATPMAQGALAATQDIPIVFTSVTEPIGADLVASLEEPGGNVTGTTDLAPDAVTKSIDFMVNELGVKTIGMVYNAGEQNSVYQVDLAKQAAEEAGATIEEATVATSADVKTAAESLVGSVDAFYVVTDNTVVSALESVILVAEENSIPLFVGELDSVERGGFAGFGFSYEDIGYAAGEMAVQILNGEATPAELPVQTPQTLTFEINKGAAERMGVEWKDEWNELADNIIE, from the coding sequence ATGGTGGCTTGTGGACAAAATGGTGGGTCATCTGACACGCAAGAAGGTGCAGACAATGAGTCAAATGAAGCAGCACAAGGTGAAGGAGAAAGCTATACAGTTGGCGTTTCGCAGATTGTACAGCATCCATCTCTTGATGCAGCGACTGCAGGTTTCAAAAAAGCCATCGAGGAAGCTGGTTTGGATGTCACCTTTGATGAACAAAACGCCCAAGGGGATCAAAATAACATCAGAAATATTGTTAATAATTTTATTAGTGATGAGGCTGACTTAATCTTTGCAAACGCCACACCGATGGCACAAGGCGCTCTTGCAGCAACGCAAGACATTCCGATTGTGTTTACCTCTGTTACAGAACCAATTGGTGCAGACCTTGTCGCATCGCTTGAAGAGCCTGGCGGCAATGTGACGGGCACAACAGATCTAGCGCCTGATGCAGTGACGAAGTCGATTGATTTCATGGTGAATGAACTTGGTGTCAAAACAATTGGCATGGTGTACAACGCTGGTGAGCAAAACTCCGTGTATCAGGTCGATTTAGCGAAGCAAGCGGCTGAAGAGGCTGGAGCAACAATCGAAGAGGCCACAGTTGCGACGTCTGCTGATGTTAAAACAGCTGCAGAAAGTCTTGTTGGCTCTGTCGATGCGTTTTATGTTGTCACAGACAACACTGTTGTGTCAGCGTTGGAATCGGTCATCCTCGTTGCAGAAGAAAATAGTATCCCATTGTTTGTTGGTGAGCTTGATTCTGTAGAGCGTGGTGGGTTTGCAGGATTTGGTTTTTCATATGAGGACATCGGTTATGCAGCTGGAGAAATGGCTGTGCAGATCTTAAATGGTGAGGCGACTCCTGCTGAGCTTCCTGTACAAACACCACAAACGTTGACATTTGAAATCAATAAAGGCGCAGCGGAACGTATGGGTGTAGAGTGGAAAGATGAGTGGAATGAGCTTGCTGACAACATTATTGAGTAA
- a CDS encoding ABC transporter permease, producing the protein MPVWFSGSLELGLLYGIMALGVYLSFRVLDFPDLTVDGSFVTGGAVAAMLIVNGYNPFFATVLALIAGFLVGCITGLLNTKGNINPLLSGIIMMIALYSINLRIMQGASNVTMLNDETVFVSFSGLLGENDWNIMILALICVLIVKLLIDRFLKTEFGLAMRATGNNAKMVQSFSANTTATKILGLGLSNGMVALSGALIVQYNKVSDVNMGIGMIVIGLASVIIGEALFGKTTIARVTLSVMLGAVVYRIVAALALRVDFMDSSDMKLITAVIVVLALIVPQWLAARKDKARRQRKAKQLAQGGDSVAATRTDL; encoded by the coding sequence ATGCCAGTATGGTTTAGTGGATCATTGGAGTTGGGATTGCTTTATGGCATCATGGCACTTGGCGTATACCTCTCCTTTCGCGTGCTTGATTTCCCAGACCTGACTGTGGATGGTAGCTTTGTCACAGGAGGGGCAGTAGCAGCAATGTTGATTGTGAATGGGTACAATCCGTTTTTTGCAACGGTGTTGGCCTTAATTGCCGGTTTTCTAGTGGGCTGCATCACTGGGCTGTTGAATACGAAGGGGAATATTAATCCATTGCTTTCAGGGATTATTATGATGATTGCTTTGTATTCAATCAACCTTCGTATTATGCAGGGAGCATCGAATGTGACGATGTTGAATGATGAGACAGTGTTTGTCTCTTTTTCGGGTCTGTTAGGGGAAAACGATTGGAACATCATGATTTTGGCTCTTATTTGCGTGCTGATTGTTAAGCTACTCATTGACAGATTCCTCAAAACAGAATTTGGCTTAGCAATGAGAGCAACTGGGAACAATGCCAAAATGGTACAAAGCTTTTCGGCAAACACAACGGCTACGAAAATTTTAGGTCTTGGACTATCAAACGGAATGGTCGCTTTGTCAGGTGCGTTAATTGTTCAGTACAATAAGGTGAGCGATGTTAACATGGGCATCGGGATGATTGTCATCGGTCTTGCTTCCGTCATTATAGGGGAAGCGTTGTTTGGCAAGACAACCATTGCACGTGTGACCTTAAGTGTTATGTTAGGGGCTGTCGTATACCGTATTGTTGCCGCTCTTGCCTTGCGCGTGGATTTTATGGACAGCTCGGATATGAAGCTCATCACCGCTGTGATTGTCGTGCTTGCATTGATTGTTCCACAATGGCTAGCAGCTAGGAAAGACAAGGCTCGAAGGCAACGAAAAGCGAAACAGCTTGCGCAGGGAGGCGATTCGGTTGCTGCAACTCGAACAGATCTATAA
- a CDS encoding ABC transporter ATP-binding protein, with product MLQLEQIYKVFNEGTPDEKKALDHIQLSLKPGDFVTVIGSNGAGKSTLMNTISGTLEPDVGSVTLEGKNITGLREHQRARWIGRVFQDPMAGTAPAMTIEENMAIAYNRTTTRSLFRSGITKKRRANFKEQLEMLGLGLENRFNAKVGLLSGGERQALSLLMATFTSPSLLLLDEHTAALDPSRAEIITKLTKEIVNKTQLTTLMVTHNMQQALDLGNRLIMMDKGQIIFEASGEEKAALTIEQLLKAFADIRGDQMTNDRALLG from the coding sequence TTGCTGCAACTCGAACAGATCTATAAAGTATTTAATGAAGGCACGCCTGATGAAAAAAAAGCGCTTGATCACATTCAGCTTTCCCTCAAGCCGGGTGATTTTGTCACAGTCATCGGGAGTAACGGGGCTGGGAAATCAACGCTCATGAACACCATTTCAGGAACGCTTGAGCCAGACGTTGGTTCGGTGACATTAGAAGGAAAGAATATCACAGGACTGCGTGAGCATCAGCGTGCACGGTGGATTGGTCGTGTTTTTCAGGACCCTATGGCCGGTACTGCTCCGGCAATGACGATTGAAGAAAATATGGCGATTGCTTACAATCGTACGACGACACGGTCGTTGTTTCGTTCAGGCATTACGAAAAAACGACGAGCAAACTTTAAGGAACAGCTTGAAATGCTCGGTCTCGGTCTAGAAAATCGTTTTAACGCAAAGGTCGGTCTTTTGTCTGGAGGGGAACGTCAAGCGCTCTCATTACTGATGGCAACTTTTACTTCTCCTTCACTGCTTTTGCTGGATGAGCACACGGCTGCTCTTGATCCGTCGCGAGCCGAAATTATTACAAAACTGACGAAAGAGATTGTCAATAAAACGCAGTTGACGACATTGATGGTCACGCACAATATGCAACAAGCGTTAGATCTCGGCAATCGCTTAATTATGATGGATAAGGGTCAAATTATTTTTGAAGCATCTGGAGAAGAAAAAGCAGCCTTAACGATTGAACAGCTATTGAAAGCATTTGCGGACATTCGTGGCGATCAAATGACGAATGATCGAGCTTTACTCGGTTAA
- a CDS encoding lipoate--protein ligase, whose translation MIFLDNLGNTDPRYNLAMEEYALKHLQLDDDSYLLFYINEPSIIIGKNQNTVEEINTTYVEDNDIKVVRRLSGGGAVYHDLGNLNFSFITKDDGESFHNFKKFTEPVIEALREFGVNAQLSGRNDIEADGKKISGNAMFSTRGRMFSHGTLMFDSEIENVVSALNVKMEKIQSKGIKSIRSRVTNISDLMDQKMAIEEFKQALLRYIFKTADDIPTYEWTEEDLAGIEKISEARYRNWDWNYGRSPKFDIQHSHRFPVGSIDLRLNVAKGVIADCKIFGDFFGVGDITDIEQRLIGATYTKEGVRQALQDVQIPHYFGNITTEDLVQLIY comes from the coding sequence GTGATCTTTTTGGACAATCTAGGAAATACTGATCCGAGGTATAATTTAGCAATGGAGGAGTATGCGTTAAAGCATTTACAGCTTGACGACGACTCTTATTTGCTGTTTTACATTAACGAGCCATCGATTATCATTGGCAAAAACCAAAATACGGTTGAGGAAATCAACACGACATATGTAGAGGATAACGACATTAAGGTCGTGCGCCGTTTGTCGGGTGGAGGGGCAGTCTACCACGATTTAGGGAACTTGAACTTCAGTTTTATCACGAAAGATGACGGCGAGAGCTTCCACAATTTTAAAAAATTCACTGAACCCGTTATCGAGGCTCTACGTGAATTTGGTGTGAATGCACAACTTAGTGGACGAAACGACATCGAGGCTGATGGGAAAAAAATCTCCGGCAATGCCATGTTTTCAACGCGCGGACGTATGTTTAGTCATGGGACATTAATGTTTGATTCAGAAATCGAAAATGTGGTCTCAGCGTTAAACGTCAAAATGGAAAAAATTCAATCCAAAGGCATAAAATCAATCCGAAGTCGTGTGACGAATATTTCCGATCTTATGGATCAAAAAATGGCCATTGAGGAATTTAAACAGGCACTCTTGCGATACATATTTAAAACAGCAGACGATATTCCAACGTATGAGTGGACTGAAGAAGATCTCGCAGGAATTGAAAAAATTTCGGAAGCACGATACCGCAATTGGGATTGGAATTATGGTCGATCGCCTAAATTTGATATCCAACACTCCCATCGTTTTCCTGTCGGGTCGATTGACCTTCGTTTGAATGTTGCCAAAGGTGTGATTGCAGACTGTAAAATTTTTGGTGATTTCTTTGGCGTCGGCGACATAACCGATATTGAACAAAGGCTTATCGGGGCAACTTACACGAAGGAAGGCGTTCGCCAAGCTCTGCAAGATGTTCAAATCCCTCATTACTTTGGAAACATCACTACAGAGGATCTTGTGCAGCTGATTTATTAA
- a CDS encoding M48 family metalloprotease gives MYAFGISVYFLFFASFTPPGKYDGTEADLLALLAPGEWQAHEQLAKVRYLVYFLVTPLKWLIYGMFLWTTFGMAMQEALFRGVRRQLRLPAYLAFIYVVVDVAMLPFSYVQYRLAVREGLSVQSIGDWLQDWLVSSLVQIVLIGFIAILVYSFMKKFRHWWLWMWLLAAPLACMYVILQPIVIEPLFYETKPLENTETEQDILAFATSQDIGVNHLYEVNRSSTSTALNAYVYGIGHTARIVMWDTTLLALAPDEILYITAHEFGHFVEKHFYLGLAGSILLMLPMFYCIDQLLTHFVVRSSNAQPLKLPQTKSDARTLPFVLLVLSVLLFLSSPIQNGVSRVMEERADEYALTHAPDQQAGIRAYQAIGLRNYSVAYPPNWVQWWLSSHPPISDRIYQIVQSDET, from the coding sequence GTGTACGCATTCGGAATTAGTGTTTATTTTTTGTTCTTTGCCTCTTTTACACCACCAGGCAAATATGATGGAACAGAAGCAGATCTTTTGGCTTTATTGGCACCAGGGGAATGGCAAGCGCATGAACAGCTCGCTAAAGTACGGTATTTAGTATATTTCCTTGTCACGCCGCTAAAATGGCTTATTTATGGTATGTTTTTATGGACTACATTTGGGATGGCAATGCAAGAAGCGCTGTTCAGAGGGGTACGGAGGCAGCTCAGACTTCCGGCCTATTTAGCCTTTATTTATGTTGTTGTTGACGTAGCGATGCTGCCGTTTTCCTACGTCCAATATCGCTTGGCTGTGCGCGAAGGGCTAAGCGTTCAATCGATTGGAGATTGGTTGCAGGATTGGCTAGTGTCTAGCCTTGTGCAAATTGTCCTCATTGGCTTTATAGCCATTCTCGTGTATAGCTTTATGAAAAAATTTCGACATTGGTGGCTGTGGATGTGGCTGCTTGCAGCTCCACTAGCATGTATGTATGTTATTTTACAGCCAATTGTCATCGAACCGCTTTTTTATGAAACAAAACCACTGGAAAACACAGAGACGGAACAGGATATTCTGGCCTTTGCTACTTCACAAGACATTGGAGTGAATCATCTTTATGAGGTGAATCGGTCTTCGACGAGTACAGCGTTAAATGCGTATGTCTATGGGATCGGTCACACGGCTCGTATCGTGATGTGGGATACGACGCTCTTGGCATTAGCGCCAGATGAAATTCTGTACATAACGGCTCATGAATTCGGGCACTTTGTTGAAAAACATTTTTATCTAGGGTTGGCAGGTAGTATTCTACTGATGCTACCGATGTTTTATTGCATTGATCAATTGCTCACGCACTTTGTCGTTCGATCGTCAAATGCACAGCCATTGAAGCTACCACAAACAAAAAGTGATGCACGGACACTCCCTTTTGTTTTGCTCGTATTAAGTGTGCTTTTGTTTCTGTCCTCCCCAATACAAAACGGGGTGTCAAGAGTTATGGAAGAACGAGCAGATGAGTACGCGTTAACACATGCGCCCGATCAACAGGCGGGAATACGTGCATACCAGGCAATTGGTTTACGAAACTATTCTGTCGCGTATCCACCTAACTGGGTGCAGTGGTGGCTGTCCAGTCATCCCCCAATCAGCGACCGCATTTATCAGATCGTTCAATCGGATGAAACGTAA
- a CDS encoding IDEAL domain-containing protein: MNNEYSSTEKMNASATSNSKNVKSFVLDLYIDMVLDEALAKARIQFLQARIDEALDKNDKEQFMTYSKEYQKLMTSMY; encoded by the coding sequence ATGAACAATGAATATTCTTCTACTGAAAAGATGAATGCTTCCGCAACGTCCAACAGCAAGAATGTCAAATCCTTTGTCCTTGACTTGTACATTGATATGGTTCTTGATGAAGCGCTAGCGAAAGCGCGGATTCAGTTCTTACAGGCCAGGATTGATGAAGCACTCGATAAAAATGATAAAGAACAGTTCATGACGTATTCAAAAGAGTATCAAAAATTGATGACGTCAATGTATTAA
- a CDS encoding competence protein ComK, giving the protein MNHVYDQTLYKIGRETVALFPEQLKNGDVGTRVLETNRDYLLNIKPLQMVKKSCEYYGSSLRGRQDATKALSGITYKPPIVLSTTIQIFLFPTSSPTSGRCGWISYQHAERMGRSAQGVFVRLNEDEQWFVDMSAASLETQLYRTAFLHQTIMSRVG; this is encoded by the coding sequence GTGAATCACGTATATGATCAAACGCTATATAAAATAGGCCGTGAGACAGTTGCTTTATTTCCTGAACAATTAAAAAATGGTGATGTAGGAACGCGTGTATTGGAAACAAATCGGGATTATTTACTGAATATTAAGCCTTTGCAAATGGTAAAGAAAAGCTGTGAATATTATGGATCTAGTTTGCGTGGTAGACAAGATGCAACAAAAGCGTTGTCTGGAATTACGTACAAGCCTCCCATAGTTTTATCCACCACAATTCAAATCTTCTTGTTTCCTACATCGTCGCCTACGTCGGGCAGATGCGGTTGGATTTCATACCAACATGCAGAGCGCATGGGGCGCTCCGCACAAGGCGTGTTTGTTCGGTTGAACGAGGATGAGCAGTGGTTTGTTGATATGTCAGCGGCCAGTTTGGAGACGCAGCTCTATCGAACGGCATTCTTGCATCAGACAATTATGAGTCGCGTCGGTTAG
- a CDS encoding cytochrome d ubiquinol oxidase subunit II has product MNELIAITLLWGFVVVYSVAATIDFGSGFYSMLYKGKGQSRATTIANRYLSPSWKVTNVFIVMIVVALFSFFPGASFALGTVLLIPGSLIVLLLAIRSAFLVFSSSVHPRHQQGLAIISGISGLCIPALLIVVLPITHGRFIGQSANQSYLIAERIFTSASVYSFIVFAVLSTLFLSALLLADYSNVAKSSEAYRLYRKNALITGPFSLLAALAIFGSIRSEASWLYSELVTFKPWLFASLLCFILGYVLLIFMKNRPGRIWKPRLAVIFTIFQYLFASYAYGRAHLPYMIYPHVTIASGFTTPSTFKALFATYIVGFIVLVPGFYLFWRLFMKDRRYIEQED; this is encoded by the coding sequence ATGAATGAATTGATTGCAATTACTTTGCTTTGGGGGTTTGTTGTCGTGTATTCAGTCGCGGCAACCATTGACTTTGGTTCAGGGTTTTATTCCATGTTATACAAAGGAAAGGGACAATCGAGAGCAACGACGATTGCAAATCGTTATCTTTCCCCATCATGGAAAGTAACAAATGTGTTTATCGTGATGATCGTTGTAGCGTTATTCAGCTTTTTCCCTGGGGCAAGCTTTGCACTTGGCACAGTTCTTCTAATCCCGGGTAGTCTTATTGTCCTCTTGCTCGCTATTCGCAGTGCCTTCCTTGTGTTCTCGTCTTCAGTTCATCCCAGGCACCAACAAGGGCTTGCGATTATATCGGGTATTTCGGGATTATGTATTCCAGCATTGCTCATTGTTGTCCTGCCCATCACACATGGTAGGTTTATAGGTCAATCGGCAAATCAATCCTATTTAATTGCCGAACGCATCTTCACAAGTGCTAGCGTGTATTCGTTTATTGTATTTGCCGTCTTGTCAACTTTGTTTTTATCTGCACTGTTGTTAGCGGATTATTCAAATGTAGCAAAATCCTCTGAAGCGTATAGACTTTATCGAAAAAACGCCCTCATTACTGGTCCCTTTTCGCTCTTGGCTGCCCTCGCTATTTTTGGAAGCATTCGGTCGGAGGCTTCTTGGTTATATAGTGAGCTAGTGACATTTAAACCGTGGCTATTCGCCTCGCTACTCTGCTTTATTCTCGGTTACGTCTTACTGATTTTTATGAAAAACCGTCCGGGAAGAATCTGGAAGCCTCGTCTTGCTGTAATCTTTACTATATTTCAGTATTTATTTGCCAGCTATGCGTATGGACGTGCACATTTACCTTATATGATCTATCCACATGTAACGATTGCTTCAGGGTTTACGACACCTAGTACGTTCAAAGCGCTTTTCGCGACATATATTGTCGGGTTTATTGTGCTTGTTCCTGGCTTTTATCTTTTTTGGAGATTGTTCATGAAGGATCGTCGATACATTGAACAGGAGGACTAA
- a CDS encoding cytochrome ubiquinol oxidase subunit I, with amino-acid sequence MDDLVIARSLFGMTMGVHIIFATLGVGLPVMILISELLFQKTKHPDYALMADRWTRGFAVILGVGIPTGTIAGVQLALLWPGFMEVVGKVISLPFQIEVFAFFLEALFMSIYVYAADRLSPWLRILSLFFVCIGALASAVLITNVHAFEGTPAGFTIANGEILAVDPWKAFFNPSFAVTAVHVALTAIMTGAFFIAMIASYKLLKKSPKERTKQFHRKALRMAVITGGVFALLTSLNGHESAQHLHHYQPEKLAAAEGLFDTTTYAPLTIGGFTDRETQEVKFGIEIPWALSFLANNSFDEEVLGLNDFPEEWWPPLFSHTLFNTMVFAGGFLLFWALLAAFYLFIRKKQLPRWMLVGFVASGPIALIGIETGWIFACSGRQPWVIYRMMKTSEAVTTSSGLPTMFVAFLCIYIVLVVTVIIVLHHYFKRNPLEPLLIKEERTHE; translated from the coding sequence ATGGATGACCTCGTAATTGCACGTTCATTATTTGGTATGACGATGGGTGTACACATCATTTTTGCTACTCTAGGTGTCGGCTTGCCTGTCATGATTTTAATTTCCGAACTGTTGTTTCAAAAGACAAAGCATCCTGATTATGCGTTAATGGCAGACCGATGGACAAGAGGCTTTGCTGTTATTCTCGGTGTTGGCATTCCCACTGGCACAATTGCAGGCGTTCAACTCGCCTTGTTATGGCCAGGATTTATGGAGGTTGTGGGAAAGGTAATCTCTTTACCCTTCCAAATTGAAGTTTTTGCTTTCTTCCTTGAGGCCTTGTTCATGTCTATTTATGTGTATGCCGCGGATCGCCTATCGCCGTGGTTGCGAATCTTATCCCTCTTTTTCGTTTGTATTGGCGCGCTCGCGTCGGCCGTGTTGATAACGAATGTCCATGCGTTTGAAGGAACACCTGCCGGCTTTACGATTGCCAATGGCGAGATCTTGGCTGTCGATCCTTGGAAAGCGTTTTTCAATCCAAGCTTCGCTGTTACGGCCGTTCATGTCGCCTTAACTGCCATTATGACAGGCGCCTTTTTTATTGCAATGATTGCCTCCTATAAGCTTTTAAAAAAATCACCAAAAGAACGCACAAAGCAATTTCATCGTAAAGCTTTACGAATGGCGGTCATTACTGGAGGGGTTTTTGCTCTGCTCACTTCCTTGAATGGGCATGAATCAGCTCAGCACCTACACCATTACCAGCCAGAAAAGCTGGCTGCTGCTGAAGGACTTTTTGACACAACGACATATGCACCTTTGACGATTGGTGGCTTTACTGACCGCGAAACACAGGAAGTCAAGTTTGGGATTGAGATCCCGTGGGCACTCTCTTTTCTCGCAAATAACAGCTTTGATGAAGAAGTGCTGGGGTTAAACGATTTTCCCGAAGAATGGTGGCCACCGCTGTTCTCTCATACGCTATTTAATACAATGGTTTTTGCTGGTGGTTTTTTGTTGTTCTGGGCACTATTAGCTGCTTTTTATCTCTTTATACGTAAGAAGCAGCTCCCTCGTTGGATGCTTGTAGGGTTTGTCGCATCAGGTCCAATCGCCTTAATTGGTATTGAAACAGGATGGATTTTTGCCTGTTCTGGACGCCAGCCTTGGGTCATTTATCGCATGATGAAAACGAGTGAGGCAGTGACAACATCAAGCGGTCTACCCACAATGTTTGTTGCATTTTTATGTATTTATATTGTCCTCGTCGTCACTGTCATTATTGTCCTGCATCACTATTTTAAACGTAACCCATTGGAACCTTTATTGATAAAGGAGGAAAGAACGCATGAATGA
- a CDS encoding TVP38/TMEM64 family protein, with amino-acid sequence MEEWITQLNEWVSSGNVEDIVQEYRSYGFLLGFFLPFIEAFLPFLPAVLFGIANAQAFGLIPGFLLSWAGAVAGSFCVFIIVRYIGDARFLRVLREQKQIKRMTLWVKKRGFGPLFLLLCFPFSPSSVINVVAALSRVNIYQFLLALMLGKAVMYFLISYVGHDFRELIQEPLKTVVVLIVIGLLWWVGKRAEKRMQSNVRGL; translated from the coding sequence ATGGAAGAATGGATCACGCAATTAAATGAGTGGGTATCATCAGGAAATGTAGAAGATATTGTTCAAGAATATCGCTCATACGGCTTTTTATTGGGGTTTTTCCTTCCTTTTATTGAAGCGTTTCTCCCTTTTTTGCCCGCCGTGCTTTTTGGCATTGCCAACGCTCAGGCATTTGGTCTTATTCCAGGTTTTTTATTATCATGGGCGGGGGCAGTGGCAGGATCTTTTTGTGTTTTTATTATCGTACGATATATTGGAGATGCTCGGTTTTTACGTGTGCTTAGGGAACAAAAACAGATTAAGCGTATGACGTTATGGGTGAAAAAACGTGGATTTGGTCCGCTTTTTCTCCTGCTTTGTTTCCCGTTTTCTCCATCCTCAGTGATCAATGTCGTTGCTGCGCTTTCAAGAGTGAATATCTATCAATTTTTGCTTGCGCTTATGTTAGGTAAAGCAGTAATGTACTTTTTAATTTCATATGTGGGTCATGATTTTAGGGAGTTGATTCAGGAACCATTAAAGACGGTTGTCGTTCTAATCGTTATCGGCCTTCTTTGGTGGGTTGGGAAACGAGCGGAAAAGCGCATGCAAAGCAATGTACGTGGTCTATAA